One window of the Archangium primigenium genome contains the following:
- a CDS encoding ABC transporter permease — translation MGPFIALALNGFREARRNRVTLLVGLFALAMLLSTSLVLEVTVGTFDRVLTDVGLGAMSLMLVLLSIFLSSGLISREIERRTIFLMVSKPLSRGAFLVGRLFGNMLTVTVLQLAMAALFCGLLAFYGAPLTSAHLAAMGMLWFELWVLSGVGFLMSSFSSQMVSAFVSVSVYVAGSLSSDIYKLATRSQSNALEGLGKAVYYVLPDLSRFNYRPQAAYATPVSFAELLPGMGYGVAYTCVLVALAILLFNRRDFR, via the coding sequence ATGGGTCCGTTCATCGCCCTGGCGCTCAACGGCTTCCGGGAAGCCCGGCGCAACCGCGTCACCCTGCTGGTGGGCCTCTTCGCCCTCGCCATGCTCCTGTCCACCTCGCTCGTGTTGGAGGTCACCGTCGGCACGTTCGACCGGGTTCTCACCGACGTGGGCCTGGGCGCCATGAGCCTCATGCTCGTGCTGCTCAGCATCTTCCTGTCCAGCGGGCTCATCTCGCGGGAGATCGAACGGCGCACCATCTTCCTCATGGTGTCCAAGCCCCTGTCCCGGGGCGCGTTCCTGGTGGGCCGGCTGTTTGGCAACATGCTCACCGTGACGGTGCTGCAGTTGGCCATGGCGGCGCTCTTCTGCGGACTGCTCGCCTTCTACGGCGCGCCCCTCACGTCCGCGCACCTGGCGGCCATGGGCATGCTGTGGTTCGAGCTGTGGGTGCTCAGCGGCGTGGGCTTCCTGATGTCCAGCTTCTCCAGCCAGATGGTGTCCGCCTTCGTGAGCGTCAGCGTCTACGTGGCGGGCAGTCTGTCCTCGGACATCTACAAGCTGGCGACCCGATCCCAGAGCAACGCGCTCGAGGGGTTGGGCAAGGCCGTCTATTACGTGCTGCCGGACCTGTCGCGCTTCAACTACCGGCCCCAGGCCGCCTATGCCACGCCCGTGTCCTTCGCGGAGCTGTTGCCGGGCATGGGCTACGGGGTGGCCTACACCTGCGTGCTGGTGGCGCTGGCCATCCTGCTCTTCAACCGGCGCGACTTCCGCTGA
- a CDS encoding tetratricopeptide repeat protein: protein MKVRSSWPPLVTLLGGLVLLVLLAAPPAKRARGPHEEPLLPRQDVLRLVGRGYLQLMADYFWIQLAQTTGRANSAAEYRDVFPYANLITDLDPMFQIVYGFAAGVIPTNLGRETWVNTEESTRLLRKGLALFPDDLKLNMLLAYNLSTYERDYTQAAAVAEKASKLPGAPAYLSALATRLYAQSGQVDAGLALAQSLVDSAEDDATRETFKQRVQDLKMERELRRVDAAVDRFRQTFGTAPPNVRTLTWLGYLRVPPRDPKGGGFFIGSDGRTYSVTQQRRLELFTPDQRGMNFVMPPPEEQ, encoded by the coding sequence ATGAAGGTGCGTTCGTCCTGGCCTCCCCTGGTGACCTTGCTGGGCGGCCTCGTGCTGCTCGTGCTGCTCGCCGCGCCCCCGGCCAAGCGGGCCCGCGGTCCACATGAAGAGCCCCTCCTGCCGCGGCAGGACGTCCTGAGGCTCGTGGGTCGGGGCTACCTGCAGTTGATGGCGGACTACTTCTGGATCCAGCTCGCGCAGACCACGGGCCGGGCCAACAGCGCGGCCGAATACCGGGATGTCTTTCCCTACGCCAACCTCATCACGGATCTGGATCCGATGTTCCAGATCGTCTACGGGTTCGCCGCCGGAGTGATTCCCACGAACCTGGGTCGCGAGACGTGGGTGAACACCGAAGAGTCCACGCGGCTGCTGCGCAAGGGGCTCGCGCTGTTTCCCGACGATCTCAAGCTGAACATGCTGCTCGCCTATAACCTGAGCACCTACGAGCGGGACTACACGCAGGCCGCCGCGGTGGCGGAGAAGGCCTCGAAGCTGCCCGGCGCCCCGGCCTACCTGTCCGCGCTCGCCACGCGCCTGTATGCCCAATCCGGGCAGGTGGACGCGGGACTCGCCCTGGCGCAGTCGCTGGTGGACTCGGCCGAGGACGACGCCACGCGCGAGACCTTCAAGCAGCGCGTGCAGGACTTGAAGATGGAGCGCGAGTTGCGGCGGGTGGATGCCGCGGTCGACCGCTTCCGTCAGACCTTCGGCACGGCGCCGCCCAACGTGCGCACCCTGACGTGGCTGGGCTATCTGCGCGTGCCGCCGCGGGATCCCAAGGGCGGAGGCTTCTTCATCGGGAGCGATGGACGAACGTACTCGGTCACCCAGCAGCGCCGCCTGGAGCTCTTCACCCCTGACCAACGGGGCATGAACTTCGTCATGCCCCCGCCCGAGGAGCAGTGA
- a CDS encoding ABC transporter ATP-binding protein, producing the protein MSKDVPLPIEIRDLSKTYRLGFLMNRRVRALQSLDLALQPGQVYGLLGPNGAGKSTTIKILLNLVQPSGGTARLFGLSPADREARRRVGYVPENPAPYEYLTGREFVTLAGRLMGMSGKELDARVSEVLGMVQMTRAAHLQIRRYSKGMVQRVALAQALVSKPELLILDEPTSGLDPVGRRQIRDLILEERQRGTTILFCTHIIPDVEALCDRAVVLVGGRRVREGSVAELVSAQATHVELTVEGLGVEQLEALGFALEQVRALENRVLVRVRDAEAQPLLKQVLERGGRVTQLQPARFSLEDLFLRALEEARQGPVGGEIS; encoded by the coding sequence ATGTCCAAGGATGTTCCGCTCCCGATCGAGATCCGGGACCTGTCCAAGACCTACCGGCTCGGCTTCCTCATGAACCGGCGGGTGCGCGCGCTGCAGTCGCTGGACCTGGCCCTGCAGCCGGGCCAGGTCTACGGCCTGTTGGGGCCCAATGGCGCGGGCAAGTCCACGACCATCAAGATCCTCCTCAACCTGGTGCAGCCCTCGGGGGGCACGGCGCGGCTGTTCGGCCTGTCGCCCGCGGACCGGGAGGCGCGCCGCCGGGTGGGTTACGTGCCGGAGAATCCCGCGCCCTACGAGTACCTGACGGGCCGCGAGTTCGTGACGCTCGCGGGTCGGCTCATGGGCATGAGCGGCAAGGAGCTGGATGCGCGGGTGTCCGAGGTGCTGGGCATGGTGCAGATGACACGCGCGGCCCACCTGCAGATTCGCCGCTACAGCAAGGGCATGGTGCAGCGCGTGGCGCTCGCCCAGGCGCTGGTGTCCAAGCCGGAGCTGCTCATCCTGGACGAGCCCACCTCGGGCCTGGATCCCGTGGGCCGGCGGCAGATCCGCGACCTCATCCTCGAGGAGCGGCAGCGGGGCACCACCATCCTCTTCTGCACGCACATCATCCCGGACGTGGAGGCGCTGTGTGACCGGGCGGTGGTGCTCGTGGGCGGTCGCCGGGTGCGCGAGGGCAGCGTGGCGGAGCTCGTGAGCGCCCAGGCCACGCACGTGGAGCTGACGGTGGAGGGCCTGGGCGTGGAGCAGCTCGAGGCCCTGGGCTTCGCGCTGGAGCAGGTGCGGGCCCTGGAGAACCGGGTGCTCGTCCGGGTGCGGGACGCGGAAGCCCAACCCCTGCTCAAGCAGGTGCTGGAGCGAGGCGGACGCGTCACCCAGCTGCAGCCCGCCCGGTTCTCGTTGGAAGACCTGTTCCTGCGCGCGCTCGAGGAGGCCCGCCAGGGACCCGTGGGAGGAGAGATTTCGTGA
- a CDS encoding type IV pilin protein, translated as MNRLFVRKNRGFTLIELMIVVAIIGILAAIAIPNFIKFQARSKQGEAKANLKAWFTSQRAFLQEKDKYVDDIKILGFSPERGNRYAYYFAATDACETRTADGLGTATTYNCIYVDQGKFADTEPNPGKGKAPNVTFVTGGGDDPVTPVGISGACPGCNISGLASGNIDNEKEGIDTWFISTKDVKSFVHVCGNADEQAAVAGSPTLSYNDVDCDT; from the coding sequence ATGAACCGTCTGTTTGTTCGCAAGAACCGCGGCTTCACGCTGATCGAGCTGATGATCGTCGTGGCCATCATCGGCATCCTCGCCGCCATCGCCATCCCGAACTTCATCAAGTTCCAGGCGCGTTCCAAGCAGGGCGAGGCCAAGGCCAACCTCAAGGCCTGGTTCACCTCCCAGCGTGCGTTCCTTCAGGAGAAGGACAAGTACGTCGACGACATCAAGATCCTCGGCTTCTCGCCCGAGCGTGGCAACCGCTACGCCTACTACTTCGCCGCGACCGACGCGTGCGAGACCCGCACCGCGGACGGCCTGGGCACCGCGACCACCTACAACTGCATCTACGTGGACCAGGGCAAGTTCGCCGACACCGAGCCGAACCCCGGCAAGGGCAAGGCCCCGAACGTGACCTTCGTCACGGGCGGCGGTGACGACCCGGTGACCCCCGTCGGCATCTCCGGCGCCTGCCCCGGCTGCAACATCTCGGGTCTGGCCTCGGGCAACATCGACAACGAGAAGGAAGGCATCGACACCTGGTTCATCTCGACCAAGGACGTGAAGAGCTTCGTGCACGTCTGCGGCAACGCGGATGAGCAGGCCGCCGTCGCCGGCTCCCCGACGCTGAGCTACAACGACGTCGACTGCGACACCTGA
- a CDS encoding sigma 54-interacting transcriptional regulator, translating to MHILVVDDERSMRDVLEIMLSRAGHQVTCAEGVRKANEVLGATPVDLVITDMKLGASQSGMDVLRTARSLAEPPEVIVVTAFGTAVSAMEAMREGAYDYIGKPFDTEELLLLVHKALEKRALRRENLSLRAHLLPGAGLMAVGRGERMRAVRTLVDKVAPTRSTVLIHGESGTGKEVIAKEIHFKSPRASHPFLPINCAAVNEGVLESELFGHVKGSFTGATHDRAGLLVHAGEGTVFLDEIGDVPLATQVKLLRVLQERKVKPVGSSAEVPFQARILAATHRGLEAEVKAGRFREDLFYRLNVILIELPPLRERAEDIAPLAEHFLSLQRKALERPGLRFSPEALAILSSYSFPGNVRQLENVVERAATLADGDILTPASLPPSLRGEAMPGAAATAADIMLGGGFSLERHMDEAERRYLVAALTQAGGVKTRAAELLGLTFRSFRYRLAKHGLSEREDEA from the coding sequence GAGCGCTCGATGCGCGACGTCCTGGAGATCATGCTCAGCCGCGCGGGTCACCAGGTGACATGCGCGGAGGGCGTGCGCAAGGCGAACGAGGTGCTGGGCGCGACGCCGGTGGACCTGGTCATCACGGACATGAAGCTGGGCGCGTCCCAGAGCGGCATGGACGTGCTGCGCACGGCGCGCTCCCTGGCCGAGCCTCCCGAGGTCATCGTCGTCACCGCCTTCGGCACGGCCGTCTCGGCGATGGAGGCCATGCGCGAGGGGGCGTACGACTACATCGGCAAGCCCTTCGACACCGAGGAGCTGCTCCTGCTCGTGCACAAGGCGCTGGAGAAGCGCGCGCTGCGCCGGGAGAACCTGTCGCTGCGCGCGCACCTGCTGCCGGGCGCGGGGCTGATGGCGGTGGGCCGGGGCGAGCGGATGCGCGCGGTGCGCACGCTCGTGGACAAGGTGGCGCCCACGCGCTCCACGGTGCTCATCCACGGCGAGAGCGGCACGGGCAAGGAGGTCATCGCCAAGGAAATCCACTTCAAGAGCCCCCGCGCCAGCCACCCCTTCCTCCCCATCAACTGCGCCGCGGTCAACGAGGGGGTGCTGGAGAGCGAGCTGTTCGGCCACGTGAAGGGCTCGTTCACCGGGGCCACGCACGATCGCGCGGGCCTGCTGGTGCACGCGGGCGAGGGGACGGTGTTCCTCGACGAGATTGGCGACGTGCCGCTGGCGACCCAGGTGAAGCTCCTGCGCGTGCTGCAGGAGCGCAAGGTGAAGCCCGTGGGCAGCTCGGCGGAGGTGCCCTTCCAGGCCCGTATCCTGGCGGCCACCCACCGCGGCCTGGAGGCCGAGGTGAAGGCGGGACGCTTCCGGGAGGACCTCTTCTACCGGCTCAACGTCATCCTCATCGAGCTGCCGCCCCTGCGCGAGCGGGCGGAGGACATCGCGCCCCTGGCCGAGCACTTCCTGTCCCTGCAGCGCAAGGCGCTCGAGCGCCCCGGCCTGCGCTTCTCGCCCGAGGCGCTGGCGATCCTCTCGTCCTATTCCTTTCCGGGCAACGTGCGGCAACTGGAGAACGTCGTCGAGCGCGCGGCCACGCTCGCCGACGGCGACATCCTGACGCCCGCGTCCCTGCCGCCCTCGCTCCGGGGCGAGGCCATGCCCGGCGCGGCCGCGACCGCCGCGGACATCATGCTCGGAGGGGGCTTCTCCCTGGAGCGGCACATGGACGAGGCCGAGCGGCGCTACCTGGTGGCGGCGCTGACCCAGGCGGGTGGGGTGAAGACGCGGGCGGCGGAGCTGCTCGGGCTCACGTTCCGCTCGTTCCGCTACCGCCTGGCCAAGCACGGCCTGTCCGAGCGCGAGGACGAGGCCTGA